Proteins co-encoded in one Ensifer sp. PDNC004 genomic window:
- a CDS encoding ATP-dependent helicase, with translation MSAAYLEKLNDRQREAVEHGIGLPEGQVGGPLLIIAGAGSGKTNTLAHRVAHLIVNGADPRRILLMTFSRRAAAEMTRRVARICRQVLGDNAAVMTDALSWAGTFHGIGARILRIYAEQIGLGPDFTIHDREDSADLMNLVRHELGFSKMESRFPTKGTCLSIYSRVVNSESSIGDVLKTAYPWVTGWDEQLKALFAAYVDAKQAQNVLDYDDLLLYWAQMVSDPELADDVGGRFDHVLVDEYQDTNRLQASILMALRPGGHGLTVVGDDAQSIYSFRAATVRNILDFPNAFSPEPADVITLDRNYRSTQPILAAANGVIGLARERFTKNLWTDRQSEQRPLLVAVKDEADQAAYIVEQVLAGREIGIALKQQAVLFRSSNHSGTLEVELTRRNIPFVKFGGLKFLDSAHVKDLLAVLRFAQNPRDRVAGFRLLQMLPGIGPQTAGKILDAIAADPEPLAALAEIPPPAKTGENWTGFVDLVSGLRRAEPGWPQEIGAARAWYEPHLDRIHEDADTRKADLLQLEQIAGGYQNRERFLTELTLDPPDATSDQAGVPLLDEDYLILSTIHSAKGQEWRSVFMLNVVDGCIPSDLGVGTTAELEEERRLLYVGMTRARDHLSLVTPQRFFTHGQNAQGDRHVYASRTRFIPATLLQFFETSSWPKISASASERSAKQIRIDVGARMRSMWK, from the coding sequence ATGAGCGCCGCCTATCTGGAAAAACTCAATGACCGCCAGCGCGAAGCGGTCGAGCACGGTATCGGCTTGCCGGAAGGACAGGTCGGCGGCCCGCTTCTCATCATCGCCGGCGCCGGCTCCGGCAAGACGAATACGCTGGCCCATCGGGTCGCGCATCTCATCGTCAACGGGGCTGATCCGCGTCGCATTCTCCTGATGACCTTCTCTCGGCGCGCAGCAGCCGAGATGACCCGCCGGGTCGCGCGCATCTGCCGCCAGGTTCTTGGCGACAATGCCGCAGTCATGACGGACGCGCTTTCCTGGGCCGGCACCTTCCATGGCATCGGCGCCCGGATCCTGCGCATCTATGCCGAACAAATCGGTCTCGGCCCGGATTTTACGATCCATGACCGGGAAGACAGCGCCGACCTGATGAACCTCGTGCGCCACGAGCTCGGCTTCTCGAAGATGGAAAGCCGGTTCCCGACCAAGGGAACGTGCCTTTCGATCTATTCGCGCGTCGTGAACTCCGAAAGCTCGATTGGCGACGTGCTGAAGACGGCCTATCCCTGGGTCACCGGCTGGGACGAACAGCTCAAGGCGCTGTTTGCGGCCTACGTCGATGCCAAACAGGCGCAGAACGTGCTCGATTACGACGATCTCCTGCTCTACTGGGCGCAGATGGTTTCCGATCCGGAGCTTGCCGACGATGTCGGCGGACGCTTCGATCATGTTCTTGTCGACGAGTATCAGGACACCAACAGGCTGCAGGCCTCGATCCTGATGGCGCTCAGACCCGGGGGCCACGGATTGACGGTCGTAGGCGACGACGCCCAGTCGATCTATTCCTTCCGGGCTGCAACGGTTCGCAACATTCTCGATTTCCCGAACGCCTTTTCGCCCGAGCCCGCCGACGTCATCACCCTCGACCGGAATTACCGCTCGACGCAACCGATCCTCGCTGCCGCAAACGGCGTGATCGGCCTGGCGCGGGAGCGGTTTACCAAGAACCTCTGGACGGACAGGCAATCGGAGCAACGACCGTTGCTCGTCGCCGTCAAGGACGAAGCGGATCAGGCGGCCTATATCGTGGAGCAGGTTCTCGCTGGCCGTGAGATCGGCATCGCCTTGAAGCAGCAGGCGGTTCTATTCCGCTCGTCCAACCACAGCGGAACGCTCGAAGTCGAACTCACCCGGCGCAACATTCCGTTCGTGAAGTTCGGTGGCCTGAAGTTTCTCGACAGCGCCCATGTGAAGGACCTGCTCGCAGTCCTGCGCTTTGCGCAGAACCCGCGTGACCGCGTCGCCGGTTTCCGGTTGCTGCAGATGCTACCCGGCATTGGCCCGCAGACCGCCGGAAAGATCCTCGATGCGATCGCCGCCGATCCGGAACCGCTCGCAGCCCTTGCGGAGATCCCACCTCCCGCCAAGACCGGCGAGAACTGGACCGGCTTCGTCGATCTGGTGTCCGGCCTGCGACGGGCCGAGCCTGGATGGCCGCAGGAGATTGGCGCTGCGCGCGCCTGGTATGAGCCCCATCTCGACCGGATCCATGAAGACGCCGATACCCGCAAGGCCGACTTGCTGCAGCTCGAGCAGATTGCCGGCGGCTACCAGAACCGCGAACGTTTCCTGACCGAGCTGACCCTGGACCCGCCCGATGCCACCAGCGACCAGGCGGGCGTGCCGCTGCTCGACGAGGACTATCTGATCCTGTCGACCATCCATTCGGCGAAGGGTCAGGAATGGCGCTCGGTCTTCATGCTCAACGTCGTCGACGGCTGCATTCCGTCCGATCTCGGGGTCGGCACGACCGCCGAACTCGAAGAGGAACGGCGGCTGCTCTATGTCGGCATGACACGGGCACGCGATCATCTGTCCCTGGTGACGCCGCAGCGCTTCTTCACCCACGGTCAGAATGCCCAGGGCGACCGGCATGTCTACGCCTCGCGAACCCGCTTTATCCCAGCGACATTGCTGCAATTCTTCGAGACGAGCAGTTGGCCGAAGATTTCGGCAAGCGCCAGCGAGCGAAGCGCCAAGCAGATCCGCATCGACGTCG